From the genome of Trueperaceae bacterium:
GCCGACGACCACCCCGAATGGGTGATCGCCCCGGGCCAGCTGTGGGCGAACGCGGACCGGCCGTGGCAGCTGGCCACGACCGACCGCGACCTGTACCGCCTCAACGAGACCACGATGGGGCCGCCTCACTCCGTGCTCGAAATCAAGTCGAGCGGCACGTACGACGGGTGGGGCCCGGACGGCACCGATGAGATCCCGGCCTACTACCGGGCGCAGGTGCTCTGGCA
Proteins encoded in this window:
- a CDS encoding YqaJ viral recombinase family protein is translated as MTARLVLPADAPRDEWLAARRHGVTASEIAVVLGISTWSSAFNLYHQKVGAIDADPDDDIKSLGRHLEPWIADRWADDHPEWVIAPGQLWANADRPWQLATTDRDLYRLNETTMGPPHSVLEIKSSGTYDGWGPDGTDEIPAYYRAQVLW